A genome region from Calypte anna isolate BGI_N300 chromosome 4B, bCalAnn1_v1.p, whole genome shotgun sequence includes the following:
- the CCDC142 gene encoding LOW QUALITY PROTEIN: coiled-coil domain-containing protein 142 (The sequence of the model RefSeq protein was modified relative to this genomic sequence to represent the inferred CDS: inserted 1 base in 1 codon): MPGQSGCSPRGSRCRPCQGARGRGDSEGPISAGGGPRGGLARSLQKAEAMLRSCVTPGLRRLLPPRPRRRGEGDEEEDEEEEPPAVVSGLEQSFAGLRRCLYVWEDPRTETFQGHVRPPPGDAAISHHGVRPPVSRRGAALHALLRHRHLLRLARDYARRIKAASDFLRRLLRAPRAGPPEPLRGLCQELRAHAVSGMRRSLLALALLATRLAERVAEGRLRALATAGPPAAPLSPPLLADLFQGLEIYNQVVGDLAQELSAAGMAGATGDSPRAFPLGRVLGVLGTERGRVAAERLRPLLRPRDGGPGAEDACWEESAVPWPXECGGPSGGEGPSGIAAELRALCREDEELMGLVLGRLVASADSLWHPELRWPRQQPGERPDSPGAAGWKSVRWLDAARAPAAEALGARYRLLFWEATGTALGHRLEVAHGGTGTVVTAARDLSHALAQAPVTREGQEELGRLCLRLLCRSALRSWDRDFSRALGSALTDKCLGEPGVSQPGVLACSRTAQLLQCLFPALAFALHCLRTLGAPSPPGQPPGTPDLRLQVLGCCLASAQAAGSWLRVRAGRYLAAWALPQFLLVTQGDLPLLRTKTEELVLLVSGTFWRAGDPPQLLPPNPLAYCEQQLYQQLRATATGIQLLSGDVLRMFSTSCKRISAEIFDQTMPQGKHWRLGLRPDLPSSPSAYAAAAAQAVVGQVLQGARLLPREAQATTLARVTTAFLEAWMDHILEQRIKFSLQGALQLRQDFELVRELVGSERYGLDPETRRTLLALRVFQQMDGAILCLLQQPGGAAGTAPRPWNTLRHCCSDTNPPPLELAAGSLDGLETLDPPRTPPLPMGTGLAVPPSYLSAHQQQWLSLRLHRARRWRVPGLPCVRNGHDA; the protein is encoded by the exons ATGCCGGGACAGTCCGGTTGCTCCCCTCGGGGGTCTCGGTGCCGGCCCTGTCAGGGTGCGAGGGGTAGGGGGGACTCTGAGGGCCCCATCTCCGCAGGCGGTGGTCCCCGGGGGGGCCTGGCCCGCTccctgcagaaggcagaggcCATGCTGCGGAGCTGTGTCACCCCCGGGCTGCGGCGCCTGCTGCCCCCGCGGCCCCGCCGGCGCGGGGAGGGGGACgaggaagaggatgaggaagaggagccCCCGGCGGTGGTGtcggggctggagcagagcttcGCGGGGCTGCGCCGCTGCCTCTACGTCTGGGAGGACCCTCGCACCGAGACCTTCCAGGGCCACGTGCGGCCCCCGCCCGGCGATGCCGCCATCTCGCACCACGGCGTCCGCCCACCCGTGTCCCGGCGCGGCGCGGCCCTGCACGCTCTGCTGCGGCACCGGCACCTCCTGCGCTTGGCCCGCGACTACGCCCGCCGCATCAAGGCCGCCTCCGACTTCCTGCGCCGGCTCCTGCGGGCACCGCGGGCCGGGCCCCCCGAGCCGCTGCgggggctgtgccaggagctgCGGGCACAC GCGGTGTCGGGGATGCGGCGGTCGCTGCTGGCGCTGGCCCTGCTGGCCACCCGGCTGGCCGAGCGGGTGGCCGAGGGGCGGCTGCGGGCGCTGGCCACCGCCGGACCCCCCGCCGCACCCCTGTCCCCGCCGCTGCTCGCCGACCTCTTCCAGGGGTTGGAGATCTACAACCAGGTGGTGGGAGACCTGGCGCAGGAGCTGTCTGCGGCCGGCATGGCCGGTGCCACCGGGGACAGCCCCCGCGCCTTCCCgctgggcagggtgctgggggtgctgggcacCGAGCGGGGACGGGTGGCGGCCGAGCGGCTCCGGCCCCTCCTGCGGCCAAGGGACGGGGGTCCCGGGGCGGAAGACGCCTGCTGGGAGGAGAGCGCCGTGCCTTGGC CGGAGTGCGGGGGACCCTCCGGTGGGGAGGGCCCGTCCGGCATCGCCGCGGAGCTGCGGGCGCTGTGCCGGGAGGACGAGGAGCTGATGGGGCTGGTCCTGGGGAGGCTGGTGGCCTCCGCCGACAGCCTCTGGCACCCCGAGCTCCGCTGGCCCCGGCAGCAGCCGGGGGAGCGCCCGGATAGCCCCGGCGCGGCCGGGTGGAAGTCGGTGCGGTGGCTGGACGCTGCCCGCGCCCCGGCGGCCGAGGCCCTGGGTGCCCGGTACCGACTGCTCTTCTGGGAGGCCACCGGCACCGCGCTGGGACACCGGCTGGAGGTGGCACACGGCGGGACGGGCACGGTGGTCACCGCCGCGAGGGACCTGAGCCACGCTCTCGCCCAGG CTCCCGTCACCcgggaagggcaggaggagctggggcgGCTCTGCCTGCGGCTGCTGTGCCGGAGCGCCCTGCGGAGCTGGGACAGAG ATTTCTCCCGTGCCCTGGGCTCAGCCCTGACCGACAAGTGCTTGGGGGAGCCGGGGGTCTCGCAGCCAGGGGTCCTGGCGTGCAGCAGgacagctcagctcctccagtgcctcttcccagccctggcCTTCGCCCTACACTGCCTGCGCACCCTGGGGGCCCCGTCCCCCCCCGGGCAGCCCCCCGGGACCCCCGACCTGCGCCTGCAGGTGCTGGGGTGCTGCCTGGCTTCAGCGCAGGCTGCCGGGTCCTGGCTGCGGGTCCGGGCCGGGCGGTACCTGGCGGCGTGGGCACTGCCACAGTTCCTGCTCGTCACCCAGGGGGACCTGCCG ctgctgaggacaAAGACggaggagctggtgctgctggtgagtGGGACCTTCTGGAGGGCGGGGGAccccccccagctgctgcccccaAACCCCCTGGCCTACTGCGAGCAACAGCTCTACCAGCAGCTCCGTGCCACGGCCACCGGCATCCAG ctcctctcaggGGACGTGCTGAGGATGTTCTCCACCAGCTGCAAACGGATTTCAGCAGAAATCTTCGACCAGACCATGCCACAGGGCAAGCACTGGCGCCTTGGGCTGCGCCCTG AcctgcccagctcccccagcgcctatgcagcagcagcagcccaggcagtGGTGGGGCAGGTGCTGCAGGGAGCCCGGCTGCTGCCCCGTGAGGCACAGGCCACCACGCTGGCCAGGGTGACCACTGCCTTCCTGGAGGCGTGGATGGACCACATCCTGGAACAGCGCATCAAGTTCAG cctgcagggagctctgcagctgcgTCAGGACTTCGAGCTGGTGCGGGAGCTGGTGGGCTCGGAGCGGTACGGGCTGGACCCCGAGACCCGCCGGACTCTGCTTGCCCTCCGCGTCTTCCAGCAGATGGACGGGGccatcctctgcctcctgcagcagcccgGGGGGGCGGCCGGCACAGCCCCCCGGCCCTGGAACACCCTGCGCCATTGCT GCTCGGACACCAACCCCCCGCCGCTGGAGCTGGCCGCAGGCAGCCTGGACGGGCTGGAGACCCTGGACCCCCCCCGGACCCCCCCGCTGCCCATGGGGACAGGGTTGGCGGTCCCCCCATCCTACCTCTCGGCCCATCAGCAGCAATGGCTCTCGCTGCGGCTGCACCGGGCTCGGCGCTGGCGTGTGCCCGGTCTGCCCTGCGTCAGGAACGGCCACGACGCCTGA
- the TTC31 gene encoding tetratricopeptide repeat protein 31 yields the protein MNGHGRPGAPFCPRHCSPNFHNAGGQAPGVWNIPSEEKEEKEDQWWWMRYREYWDFPREDGTDTPPGRTSPSALELKLRRLPRPFGQKPTPEEAERNAQELMEEEERVKRKAEKKKMKKKRQKDRKKQEKLGQEQKNELEREANTLSTRSSGHPQGKQNEEGETRPGPPSLGGSAASSGEEGEGQEAEAEEMEEELDLSCTFVSKARQKAGVRLPTPGGGRPSRTPAVEPGRKAAGKVPESPPPTPQVPGPLPVPPDLSVVERSLVLAGSGLEAAQRGCYDKAVEAFTEALSLNPCEHRLLGNRSYCYERLGRYQEALEDAREAVRLQPGWPKGWFRQGKALRGLQRYAEAAAAFLELLRWDATNTEAATQLAACRALLQQSSPGGVPVSLSLPEAREPPMLTPGPWASRSHQGIDERGFVTVGRGTGSPARPPGRAVASDHQTLPPSHPARDCYPLWVGNITPRISETVLRRAFSRFGEISFIRMLPRRRCAFLNYTRKEEAEAAYAALQDTELEGIKLVLQLKHPSHATPSPHHHPELL from the exons ATGAACGGGCACGGCAGACCCGGCG CGCCCTTCTGCCCCCGCCACTGCTCGCCCAACTTCCATAACGCCGGCGGCCAAG CCCCGGGCGTCTGGAACATCCCCagtgaggagaaggaagagaaggaggatcAGTGGTGGTGGATGCGGTACCGGGAGTACTGGGATTTCCCCAGGGAAGACGGCACTGACACCCCCCCGGGCCGGACCTCCCCCAGCGCTCTTGAGCTGAAGCTGCGTCGGTTGCCACGACCCTTTGGGCAGAAGCCCACACCCGAG gaggcagagaggaacGCGCAGGAActgatggaggaggaggagcgggTGAAGAGGAAAGcggagaagaagaaaatgaagaagaag agacagaaagatCGGAAGAAACAAGAGAAACTGGGACAGGAGCAGAAAAACGAGCTGGAGCGTGAGGCA AACACCTTGTCCACCCGCAGCAGTGGGCACCCCCAGGGGAAACAGAATGAGGAGGGAGAGACCCGGCCAGGcccccccagcctggggggCAGCGCAGCCTCctcaggagaggagggggaaggccAGGAGGCCGaggcagaggagatggag gaggagctggaccTGAGCTGCACCTTCGTCTCCAAAGCCCGGCAGAAGGCAGGGGTGCGGCTGCCAACCCCTGGGGGAGGGAGACCCTCCAGGACCCCTGCTGTAGAGCCcggcaggaaggcagcagggaag GTGCCTGAGTCCCCCCCGCCCACCCCACAAGTGCCGGGTCCTCTTCCTGTGCCCCCAGACCTGAGTGTGGTGGAGCGGAGCCTGGTCCTGGCAG GCTCTGGCTtagaggctgcccagaggggcTGCTACGACAAGGCTGTGGAGGCTTTCACTGAGGCCCTGAGCCTGAACCCCTGCGAGCACCG gCTCTTGGGGAACCGCTCCTACTGCTATGAGAGGCTGGGCCGGTACCAGGAGGCGCTGGAGGATGCACGGGAGGCAGTgaggctgcagccaggctggccCAAGGGCTGGTTCCGACAGGGCAAGGCACTTCGGGGGCTGCAG CGTTACGCGGAGGCTGCAGCCGcctttctggagctgctgcGCTGGGACGCAACCAACACCGAGGCAGCCACGCAGCTGGCAGCGTGCAGGGCCCTGCTGCAG cagagcagccccgggggtgtccctgtgtccctgtccctgccgGAGGCCAGGGAGCCGCCGATGCTGACTCCTG GGCCGTGGGCCAGCAGGAGCCACCAGGGAATAGATGAGAGAGGCTTTGTGACTGTGGGACGGGGCACCGGGAGCCCAGCAAGACCCCCGGGCCGGGCTGTGGCCAGTGACCACCAGACACTGCCTCCGAGCCACCCTGCCAG GGACTGTTACCCCCTCTGGGTGGGCAACATCACCCCCAGGATCAGTGAGACTGTGCTGCGCCGTGCCTTCAGCCG CTTTGGGGAGATCAGCTTCATCCGGATGCTACCCAGGCGGCGCTGTGCATTCCTCAACTACACACggaaggaggaggcagaggcagcGTATGCAGCCTTGCAG GACACAGAACTTGAGGGCATTAAGCTGGTGCTGCAGCTCAAGCACCCCTCCCACGCCACTCCCTCCCCCCACCACCATCCAGAGCTGCTGTAG
- the LBX2 gene encoding transcription factor LBX2: MTSAREAAGSPPLHPPGGGRPRSALDQLPPPANSNKPLTPFGIEDILGRPRGGSPPGPGPAATPARLSEKAVGPRGGGCAPNSPLCALEELASKTFQGLELGVLQAAEGRDPLCSAGQRPPCKKRRKSRTAFTAQQLQALEQRFRRQRYLSPADRDALAAALALSAAQVITWFQNRRAKLKRDLEELRADVASLQALPPDALQQLGALSEPAPRPPGPGPGPAELSEEEIDVGD; this comes from the exons ATGACTTCGGCGCGGGAGGCGGCTGGTTCCCCCCCGCTGCACCCCCCGGGCGGCGGCCGCCCCCGCAGCGCCCTGGACCAGCTCCCGCCGCCCGCCAACTCCAACAAACCCCTCACCCCCTTCGGCATCGAGGACATCCTGGGGCGGCCCCGTGGAGGCAGCCCCCCagggcccggccccgccgcgaCCCCGGCCCGGCTCTCCGAGAAGGCGGTGGGACCCCGCGGCGGCGGCTGCGCCCCCAATTCGCCCCTCTGCGCGTTGGAGGAACTCGCCAGCAAAACCttccaggggctggagctgggcgTGCTGCAGGCGGCCGAAG GTCGGGACCCGCTGTGCTCCGCGGGGCAGCGCCCACCCTGCAAGAAACGTCGCAAGTCCCGGACGGCGTTCACGGCGCAGCAGCTGCAGGCGCTGGAGCAGAGGTTCCGACGCCAGCGATACCTCTCCCCCGCAGACCGGGACGCACTGGCGGCGGCGCTGGCGCTTTCGGCGGCCCAGGTCATCACCTGGTTCCAGAACCGGCGGGCCAAACTCAAGCGGGACCTGGAGGAGCTCCGCGCCGACGTGGCCTCGCTGCAGGCGCTGCCCCCCGAcgccctgcagcagctgggggcCCTCAGCGAGCCCGCACCGCGACCCCCGGGTCCTGGTCCCGGTCCCGCCGAGCTCTCGGAGGAGGAGATCGACGTTGGGGActga